One region of Candidatus Spechtbacteria bacterium genomic DNA includes:
- a CDS encoding ABC transporter ATP-binding protein: protein MKPLTKQTYLLYWQHARKYSFWLFVTVAGVVIASVLEVIIPLYFKEFFEALVRGAQGRDLYANVLLQILFIIIALRVISWAFWRVSTFVIAHLQSRVMSDLLNTAFENLQNHSYYFFANRFVGTLVRRAGRLSDSFEGIADRVYYDFLPLIVKIIAIVFVLFLSSKLVAFITIAWTIMYLAINYFFIIYSIKYDEKSSAMDSIVSGQLADTLTNNTNVKLFTGIKYEISQFVKLTEEQFRLRRFAWWLAESSEAVRAGLMVILEFVIFYFAISLWQSGQIGVGDFVLIQSYLIDLFGRLWGFARAMRNMFRYLANAEEMVEIINTPHGIIDKSRAKKLKVTNGEVEFRDVTFAYNQTRDVINHLNLKIKPGEKVGVVGLSGSGKTTIASLILRLFDIQDGAILIDGQNIADVTQDSLHSSISFVPQDPILFHRTLWENIRYGKRDAKDKEVIQAARDAYCDEFVETLPEKYQTYVGERGIKLSGGQRQRIAIARAFLKNASVLILDEATSSLDSHSEQIIQQALERLMQGQPSQNASAGTKVLADETAGQGRTTIVIAHRLSTISKMDRIVVLDNGKVVEQGTHAELIANPDSIYTKLWNLQVGGFISAGETEE, encoded by the coding sequence CGCGGGGGTTGTGATCGCAAGTGTTTTGGAAGTTATTATACCTCTTTACTTCAAAGAGTTCTTCGAAGCGCTCGTACGAGGCGCGCAAGGCCGCGACTTGTATGCCAACGTGCTTCTGCAAATTCTATTTATAATAATTGCTTTGCGCGTTATTTCGTGGGCTTTTTGGCGCGTTTCTACTTTTGTTATAGCGCATTTACAAAGCAGGGTGATGTCCGATCTTCTCAACACTGCTTTTGAGAACCTACAAAATCATTCATATTATTTCTTTGCTAACCGTTTCGTAGGTACGCTAGTGCGGCGCGCTGGCCGTCTTTCTGATTCTTTTGAAGGGATTGCGGATCGCGTATATTATGATTTCCTGCCGCTTATTGTAAAGATAATCGCTATTGTTTTTGTTTTATTCTTAAGTAGCAAGTTAGTTGCCTTTATCACGATAGCGTGGACTATTATGTATTTGGCTATAAATTATTTTTTTATAATTTATAGCATTAAATACGACGAAAAAAGCTCGGCAATGGATTCAATTGTATCTGGGCAGCTTGCTGATACGCTTACTAACAATACTAACGTTAAGCTTTTTACTGGCATTAAGTACGAAATAAGCCAATTTGTAAAACTTACAGAAGAGCAGTTCCGTTTGAGGCGTTTTGCTTGGTGGCTGGCGGAATCTTCCGAGGCGGTTCGCGCGGGCCTCATGGTCATTTTGGAGTTCGTTATATTCTATTTTGCTATTTCTTTGTGGCAATCCGGCCAGATTGGGGTAGGGGACTTCGTGCTCATTCAATCTTATTTAATAGATCTATTCGGCCGATTGTGGGGCTTTGCTCGCGCAATGCGCAATATGTTCCGTTATCTCGCCAATGCCGAGGAAATGGTGGAGATTATCAATACACCGCACGGAATTATTGATAAGTCTCGCGCAAAGAAATTAAAAGTTACCAACGGCGAGGTTGAGTTTCGCGACGTGACATTCGCGTACAATCAGACTAGAGATGTAATAAATCATCTAAATCTTAAGATTAAGCCGGGCGAAAAAGTCGGTGTTGTAGGGTTATCCGGTTCAGGTAAGACAACCATCGCTTCGTTAATTTTACGCCTGTTTGATATTCAAGATGGCGCGATTCTTATTGATGGTCAAAATATTGCAGATGTTACGCAGGATTCACTCCATTCAAGCATAAGTTTTGTGCCACAAGACCCAATTCTTTTTCATCGTACTCTTTGGGAGAATATTCGCTACGGGAAAAGGGACGCAAAAGATAAGGAAGTTATACAAGCGGCGCGCGACGCGTATTGCGATGAGTTTGTAGAAACTTTGCCGGAGAAATATCAAACGTATGTAGGGGAGAGAGGCATCAAGCTTTCAGGCGGACAGCGCCAGCGTATAGCCATAGCGCGCGCATTTTTAAAGAACGCCTCTGTTTTGATTTTGGATGAGGCAACCAGCAGCCTAGACTCTCATTCTGAGCAAATCATTCAGCAAGCGCTCGAACGGCTTATGCAAGGCCAGCCTTCGCAAAATGCTTCCGCCGGCACTAAAGTTCTGGCGGACGAGACGGCGGGGCAAGGCCGTACAACAATAGTGATAGCACACCGTTTATCAACGATAAGTAAAATGGATCGCATAGTTGTTCTTGATAACGGAAAAGTAGTTGAGCAGGGGACGCATGCAGAACTTATAGCTAACCCCGACAGTATTTATACTAAACTATGGAATTTACAGGTCGGTGGATTTATTTCGGCCGGAGAAACGGAAGAATAA
- a CDS encoding peptidoglycan DD-metalloendopeptidase family protein, which translates to MRSICLLLQLLLVLSGFANYASATTADDIQKQLDEKQQQIRELQEQAQSYKENIDTTQQQANTLKNLIANYNRSIQSLEKQINKDRQAITLLSDKITQTELQIHALERSIERNKEQTAALVREIYASDSESILELVLKYENLSNFYDQVQNQDSLNSNLYENLKNLKSEKAGLENAKLELNQRQDDLNNAKDDLTAQQAIVESQRADQQDVLKQTRNQEAQYQNLLKDVTSKQDEVQRQIFELEDRLRETLDPSIIPTTGHGVLEWPASGRLSQGYGCTAFAKKSKAYPTCFHNGIDIAGPIGTPLRAAREGVVIGVASAPYAYGKWITIEHDNGLVTLYGHMSVQTAKVGQTVKRGDIIGYMGSTGYSTGSHVHFTVYAPNTYTTKASKLAGTLPIGASLNPMDYLPK; encoded by the coding sequence TTGCGATCAATCTGCCTATTATTGCAGTTACTTTTAGTATTGTCAGGTTTTGCCAACTACGCCTCTGCCACAACAGCAGACGATATTCAAAAACAGCTTGACGAAAAACAACAGCAAATAAGAGAATTGCAAGAACAAGCGCAATCTTATAAAGAAAATATTGATACAACGCAACAGCAGGCCAATACTTTAAAAAATCTAATTGCTAACTATAACAGGTCAATTCAATCGCTTGAAAAACAAATAAACAAAGATCGGCAGGCAATAACATTGTTGTCTGATAAGATAACGCAAACCGAATTGCAGATTCACGCTCTTGAACGATCTATTGAAAGAAATAAAGAGCAGACTGCCGCTTTGGTGCGCGAAATATACGCGAGTGATAGCGAGTCAATCCTCGAACTTGTGCTAAAATATGAAAATTTATCCAATTTCTACGATCAGGTTCAGAATCAGGATAGCTTAAATAGTAATCTTTATGAAAATCTAAAAAATTTAAAATCTGAAAAAGCCGGGCTTGAAAATGCGAAATTGGAACTTAACCAGCGGCAAGACGATCTTAACAACGCAAAGGACGACCTTACTGCTCAACAGGCAATTGTTGAATCGCAAAGGGCCGACCAGCAGGATGTTCTAAAGCAGACTCGCAATCAAGAAGCGCAATATCAGAATCTGCTCAAAGATGTCACAAGTAAACAAGATGAAGTTCAGCGCCAAATTTTTGAATTAGAAGATCGATTACGGGAAACACTCGATCCCAGCATTATACCAACTACTGGTCATGGCGTTCTTGAATGGCCGGCTAGCGGTAGGCTTTCACAAGGATACGGATGCACGGCATTTGCTAAAAAGTCCAAAGCATATCCCACGTGCTTTCATAATGGCATTGATATCGCGGGGCCTATAGGCACGCCACTTCGCGCTGCGCGCGAAGGTGTTGTAATAGGAGTGGCTAGCGCGCCTTACGCATATGGAAAATGGATAACTATAGAGCACGACAATGGTCTCGTAACCCTTTATGGACATATGTCTGTGCAGACCGCAAAAGTTGGCCAAACCGTAAAAAGAGGGGATATAATAGGATATATGGGGTCTACGGGCTATTCTACGGGCTCCCATGTGCATTTTACGGTGTATGCGCCCAATACATACACCACTAAAGCCAGCAAACTGGCTGGCACATTGCCAATCGGCGCGTCATTGAATCCAATGGATTATTTGCCGAAATAA